The sequence GATATTTCAAATAGAGAAAAAATTCCATTTTTAGTTGGTGGTTCTGGATTATATATTAGATCAGTAATTGATGATTTGCATTTTGCGGATAATATATTTAATAAAAGGGAGAGAAACAAATTAAAAAATAGGATAGAAACTGAAGGATTAAAATCGTTGTACATGGAATTGATTAAAGTGGATGAAGAATATTCAAAAAAAATTAGCTCTAACGATATAAGAAGAATAATTAGAGCATTAGAAGTGTATTATACATCTGGTAAAAAATTCTCATCTTTTCAAAAACAGTGGAAAGAAAGAAAGTCCATTTATGATTTAACCTTGATTGGTTTAAATAAAAATAGAGATGAACTATATAATGATATCGAAAAAAGAGTAGATAATATGATCAGTTCAGGACTTTTTGATGAGGTTGAGGGATTAATAAAAAAGGGATATGGAAACAGTCTGGCTTTAAAACAGGCAATAGGTTATAAAGAAGTTCTCTCCTTTTTTAATGATGAATTAACAAAAAAAGAAGTTATAAACCTCATAAAGAAAAATACAAGAAATTTCGCAAAAAGACAATTAACATGGTTAAGGGCTGATCCGAGAGTAAATTGGATTTTTATCAAAAAGAATAAGAAATTTGATAGTATAATTAAGAAAATAATTGAAATTATATTTTAAAACAATAATTGTTTAAACAATTAAAATAGAATAATCATTTTATCAGGTAATTATTATAAGGGGTGTAAAAATTGAAATTTACAAAGATGCATGCATTGGGTAATGATTTTATTATTGTTAATTCATTATTTGAAGAAAATGATATTCCACCTCATCTTATAAAAAATATCTGCAAGAGATGTTATGGAATTGGTGCAAATGGTGTAGTTGTTCTACTACCTTCTGATAAAGCAGATTTTAGAGTAACTATATATAATGCTGATGGCTCAGAAGCTGAAATAAGCGGAAATGGTATTAGATGTTTGGGTAGATACATATCTGACCTGGGATTAATGCAAAAGAAAAAATTTAACATAGAAACCTTGGCTGGAATAAGAGAGATAATAATCAAAAAAGGAGAAGGTATAATTAATAAGATCAGTGTGAACATGGGAACACCAGAATTTAAAAGGGAAAAGATTCCTATAAGAGGGAAGGATGGAGACCCATTAAATGAAGAAATCTTTATAGGGGATAAACAAAAGATTTTTGCTTCTTGTCTCTCTATTGGTAATCCCCATTGTGTAATTTTTGTGGATGATATAGATAAAGCTCCGGTAAAAAAATTAGGTCCAATTTTGGAGAAACATAAACTTTTCCCAAA comes from Actinomycetota bacterium and encodes:
- the miaA gene encoding tRNA (adenosine(37)-N6)-dimethylallyltransferase MiaA — protein: MKIIAKGNKKKRVIALVGPTSIGKTKISIEVSKKISAEIVSADSIQVYIGMDIGTAKPTIEQRKEITHHMIDICPPDHIMTVAEFQRSARKCIDDISNREKIPFLVGGSGLYIRSVIDDLHFADNIFNKRERNKLKNRIETEGLKSLYMELIKVDEEYSKKISSNDIRRIIRALEVYYTSGKKFSSFQKQWKERKSIYDLTLIGLNKNRDELYNDIEKRVDNMISSGLFDEVEGLIKKGYGNSLALKQAIGYKEVLSFFNDELTKKEVINLIKKNTRNFAKRQLTWLRADPRVNWIFIKKNKKFDSIIKKIIEIIF
- the dapF gene encoding diaminopimelate epimerase, producing MKFTKMHALGNDFIIVNSLFEENDIPPHLIKNICKRCYGIGANGVVVLLPSDKADFRVTIYNADGSEAEISGNGIRCLGRYISDLGLMQKKKFNIETLAGIREIIIKKGEGIINKISVNMGTPEFKREKIPIRGKDGDPLNEEIFIGDKQKIFASCLSIGNPHCVIFVDDIDKAPVKKLGPILEKHKLFPNNTNIEFVEVKNKKEIYIRIWERGVGETESCGTGACAAAVASVLKNKTERKLDVYLLGGKLEILWREKDNNIILTGAVDYVYKGRLSDSWLLSQYDRD